From the Malaclemys terrapin pileata isolate rMalTer1 chromosome 11, rMalTer1.hap1, whole genome shotgun sequence genome, the window ATAACAGGATAGCCTATGGAGACTGTCAGACAACTGTATCTTTTCAGTAAATATCGGTGTAGGAAATTGTGCTCTCTCCTGATAAAACAGAAGATACCGCTTTGTCACCACTTATATTGGGGTAAGAAAGGCAACTATATCACCATCTCTTACgggtttaaaattatttatggaGAAATATAGTTTCAGAAAGTGTACGCTTGGATTGTGTTGGCAATATATAGGGCTTTGACGTTTACATTCCTTCTATTAAAATATAGGTTTTTCGTGTTTAAATTACGCACACTGCTCAAAGCTCCCTGCGGTTAGTGAAAGTTGATATTTACTTCTGTCTGGTTTGGGGCTGTAAAACATAGACACCAAACTGCAGCTAAATTCACATTTCAAAGAGCTGacataaaactcccattaataGAATGCTGGATTTTATAAACAATGCGTAGAATGGTTTCCTAAATATTTCATGGAATGTTTAGGGAGACTTTTAATACGTTCTTAAAAAGCCGACAAGAATCCCGTTTTCGACGTACGAATCATAGGCAAGAGCATAGGAATTTAGGAGATGTGACTTTAACATTACAAGGAAGAGCTTctcttggcaaaaaaaaaaaaaaaatcctatgtaATCACAGGAAACGTTGGAATATTTCTATACCTGATCAAACTCAGAAACTCAGGATCTAAAACTTTACTATGTgggtagaaaaaaaatctctcagaAACTAGAGATTGGATAGCTATTGAAGAGTACTCCAGAGATGCTAATGACAAAGGATTTATCTTCGTTTAAATGGTTGCCATCAGCTTCATTATTACTATCAAAGTTATCACTGAGGAGAGATTTTCCGATAGTCACGTCTACTAAGCTTGCTAGTCCGTGTCCTTTACAGCACAATACATTTTACTCCGGATCAACCCGGAAAACAACGGATAGCTCAGCTAACTAAGCCACAGGTAACCTTGGAGAAAGAATGATGATGAGGAGCATGTCTTTACTACTATTTGATGCCTTTGAAATACTAAAATCAAGTCATTATACctatatatttgtaaaaatgCTTCGCTTTTCGTGGGGAGGGTGTAAAAAGAAACCTGTCTAGAGAATGAAATGACAGTGCTGCAATACGGTGCTTTAAATCATGAATGTATTTAACGTTATTTGGACATTTTTTGCCATCAAATTGCACAACAGAGAATATTTtcccaagaggggaaaaaaatcgtAGACTAGCTCCGACAATAAACAAGATTATAGAAAGTAAAAAGGGCACCATATTTAAGGATGCAACGAGAAAAATatactaaccccccccccaggattACAATAAATCCATGTGCAGGCTGCTGTGGTAGATGCACTTAAACTGTTATGTACCAGCAgcaatagtttttaaaagtctcaGTATAAGGtttgtgtgtatggggatggttGGGGTGAGTGCTAGTAAAATTCTTAAATAAAAGTACGAGTGCATTCTTaactgaaaaagaaaagtaaataaaatacagtGGAAGGGTAGTCTCAGTCCGCAGGTCCTCTTCCAACATTTCCTTTAGTTGCGATCTAAAATCCGCTCTTAGATACATAAAGCATTATCTATTATTTAGCATGTAGTTCTGTCCGAGGACAAATGAGAAAGAAGCTGCATCATTAGGACCTAAAaggcaacaaaacaaaaatcagagcaTAATGATGCACCTAAATGAAGGGGGAAATGTTGCACAGCTCATTTTATTAATCAGACTGTCAATTTCACCCCAGAGGCCAAACCCCAGAGCAATTCAAGCAAGATCTGATCACGCTAAGGACAAGAGCTTTACTCTTCACttcttgtctttctttctttctacctGGATATATTTGTCTGCTCAGAAGCCGCCTTCATTATCCACTGACAGAAGCTTGTGTTTATTTGCTTATAAACCTGTTACAATAAATGATTATTCGAACAGCGTCATTCCTACCTTAATGACGAGCACTACTTTTTGATGAATGACATTTCGGGCTAGAAAGGATGTATGGGTCATTTTGACCAGTCATTCCCTCGCTTTGGCATCCCACAATTTTTACGCCTCCCTCAAAAAGGGATAATAATATTTAGAGACACTTGCCGGGCTGCATGTGAATTAGCCCCTGCTGCAGCTCATCATTAGTACAGGACCAACCCTGCAACTTTGACATTTTTGATAAAGCTGAGATGATGGACAGAATCAGGAAGGAGATGATACTGATGGAAAGAGGGCTGCACAGCCCTACAGCTGGCAAAAGGCTCTCGAATTTGTCAGACTCAGCTGGAAATGCAGTGCTGGAGGCCCTTGAAAATTCTCAACACACTGGTCGCCTCAGCCCTAGACTAACTTCCGCCTCTCTGCACAGCACTATAGGGGACATCCCGGCCAAAGGCAAATTTGAAATAGACACTTTATTCAATCTTCAACACCAGAACAGCGAAAGCAACGTCTCCTCAGAAATTGCTCCGCCGGAAAGCAGGAAGAAAATTAGCCATTATTCAGAAGTTGCTCAGGAGGCAGATATGAACAGTGATGTGGAGGTGGGCTGCTCAGCACTTCGCTCCCCAACTAGCCTGAGTTCCTCCCAGCTGAAGGAAAACAATAACAAAGGTAAATATTATTTTATCCTCTCAAGCTCAACGGTACTGTTCTTTGATTAAACTTGTTAGCCTATGGAAACAGTGCTCTCTATATAGTGAAGCCACTGCTAAAATCGCACACAATTATTATTAATGTGTTATCACGATACACCAGATACACTAAGCAGTGTTTATATAGCAAAGTGTCTCTATATATTCATGGAAATCGCTCTCTTTCTCCCATATCTATAACGATATATGTGTATTTATATAGTTTTTCTCGTTCTGTAGAGCTGTCAGTATTTCTCCATCTATACAAATATACATACATGAAGTAAATTGAGTATATAGATACGTAGAAACTATCTACGTATCTATGTAtctatgtatatgtgtgtatttgTCTTTCTTTGTACGTATAAAATGTGTCATTGTGTATTCACACTAATAATAATTGGCCATTGTTCACTTTCAATCTCTGATAACGCTGACTATTAAAATCCCTCCATCGTACCAGGTTTGAAATAAATTTggtgaattatttgcattggggAGTGTAATAAGAGAATAATCAATGGATTTCTTTGGGGCAACAGTAgatgcattttgtcaaatgtgtCAAAAGAAAAGCAATCTACACCATAATGCAAGACATATCTTTGTTTATGGCTGCACTTATTTTGTGCCTCTCAAACGAAAATAAGAAACGTTCATGTAGCTCTTAAACCTGATTCATAGATTAGAGTTATCAGATCATCGCAGTCTGAGAGCGGTACCACATCTCTAAAATTGTGCTCTGCATATGCACTCTGACTTGGCTAATTTGCTGCAGAAGCTAGAATTCTATAATTACTAAAATGCCTAATTTACTTAGAATAATTTCGTTatgaagtgatttaaaaaaactttaTTGATTCTATTAACAGCAGCAATTTGTAACAATGACAGCTAGCATTAATTATCAGAGTTCACAGCCAGACTGGTAACGTTACCTCCTGCTTTATTtaatacacacaaacacatctaGAGGAACAATCTTTATTTCACaatttgcttgcttgtttgccAGGCTATTCAGAAAGCAACTCAGCTCCTACTACCACCACCTCGTCCTCAGGTTCGAGTTTAACCAGCCTGCACAGCAGCAACGCACTGGGCAGCTCCGGCTCTGGGGCTGACCAGGTGAGAAGGTACCGCACCGCCTTCACCAGGGAGCAGATAGCCAGGCTAGAGAAGGAGTTCTACCGGGAGAACTATGTGTCTCGGCCCAGGAGGTGCGAACTGGCCGCAGCGCTCAACCTCCCTGAGACCACCATCAAGGTATCTCAGCTGAAGCGCTACAAACGCGGGGCTAGTACACTCGATGTGGATTTTGGTGCTTTTGTGCTGTCTGGGAGCTTAAAATATGAGATCGAGCCCAATTCCCGGCTAAATAGATGCTTCTTACAGACAGGAAAATGCAGTGGCTTGTGCCCTCCTCCTTTATGGCAAAAGAATAAATCCAATGATAACATAACAATAgaacataaaaataaatagtgtTGCGTAATTCCCACCTGGTTTCTTAGCTATTTTTATCTGTGACTTTTGGTTAAAGAACATCCGGTCTTGTCTTTCctgttgggtttgtttgtttctctgagttgaaacttttttttatttgccttttaatTTTCCTTGTCAATTTGTATTGCACTTGCAcgttaaaaaggaaacaaacaatgatatttttaaaaaatgaagcagAGGAATTGGACCGTCAgtataataaaattatatttctCCCATTTCGGACAAAATCACTTGAAAGACAAATGCTGTattatttaaaatggatttagAGTCTGACTGACACAAAGCATTTCAGTGATTTATTCGGGTGAAATCTCTTTTCGttggattattttaaataatttggtTAATTATAAGACATTaaaaagaggcagtggggaactAAAAAGCTTGAGACAAGAAAACAAGCTGCTCCGTTACAGAGGGCGAATCTTAGACGCTCTCCTTCATGCTTCAGAAAGATCTGTATTTTTGGCATGTTCATTTCCTGCATGTAGCTTTAGAAAATAATAGAAAGCAAGGATGCTAAAGCGGAAGGCAGATGCAAATGCCCATTGTTACAGGGCAGAAGCAAGGCTGCAGTGTTTGCAACTCGGAATGCCGTTTGTATggctgcttttaaaaacaaaacgtAACAATATTTTGCCGTGTGCAAACACCGTGCAAttaacaaaaagcaaacagaaaagctTCCCAATAAAAGCAGCGGGGTTCCTTCAAAGGAGCCACTTTCATTTTCAATTCCTGACAGCCTTAACCGTCTCTGATGTCAGCGGGTTTTGTGCGTGCGCGAATTTGGAGGAAGGTTTTTAGGTGGTAAACCAGGaggataattaataaataaatcacagccaggctaagcagcgggggcgggggcggagagGGGAGTGTGCCCGGCACAGCCGGGCCCTGCTCGGGAGGTACTGCTGCCTTTGGCGGGAGCTGGGTGGGGGTTTGGTTTGTGTCCGGAGCCGCTGCTGCGCTGCTGTCTAAGGCCGGCCTGTGTGTtgtgtctccccacccccaggtgtGGTTCCAGAACAGACGGATGAAGGACAAGCGGCAGCGCCTGGCCATGTCCTGGCCCCATCCGGCTGACCCCAGCTTCTACACCTACATGATGACTCACGCGGCGGCCACGGGGAGCCTGCCCTACCCCTTCCACTCGCACGTGCCGCTGCACTACTATCCCCACGTGGGGGTGACGGCGGCCGCGGCGGCTGCGGCCGCCTCCGGAGCGGCCGCCGCCTCGCCCTTCGCCACCTCCATCCGGCCGCTGGACACCTTCCGCGCCCTCTCGCACCCCTACTCCCGCCCGGAGCTGCTCTGCGGCTTCCGCCACCCGGGCCTCTACCAGGCCCCCGCCGCCGCGGCCGGGCTCAACAGCAGCGCGGCGGTGGCGGCGGCGGCCGCGGCGGCCGCGGCTTCTTCGGCGCCCCCCGCCGGCTCCACGGCCTGCTCCTGCCTCAGCTGTCACAGCAGCCAGACGGCGGCGGCGGCCGCGGCGCTGGGCTCGCGCGGCTCCGGCTCGGATTTCCCCTGCACGGCGGCCTCGCAGCGGGCGGAGAGCGGCTTCCTGCCCTACTCGGCGGCCGTGCTGAGCAAAACCGCGGGCGCCTCCCCGGACCAGCGGGAGGAGGCGCCGCTCACCAGATAACTACCCCGCCCGCAGCCGGGGGCGACCCCTTTgtaaggggcaggggaggggggaccacAGCCGGGCTCTGGAAAAGTTCCTTCTATTTTTGTATCGTTCACCCACCCCCCCTTTGGAGGAGACacgagccgggggagggggctgggacccGAACTGACATCCCCCTGCACTCCTCCCGCAGCCCCCGGGGCCCAGCGCCAGGCGCGGGATGCCTGCAGGCCCCAGGGGCGGGGTTTGCTGGACAGCGCAGCGCAGGGGCCAAGGGCTGCCCTGGgcgccctacccccccccccgggagaaTTGCACGGGTGTCACTGGGTGCAAAGCTTCTGTTCTCCTTGCTGGGCCCAACCCCCGCCGCCCTCAGTCGGTCCTGAGCCAAACCTCACCCCCTGTGCAAGGGGAATTTGGCCTAGGGACTGAGTGAAGCCTGCAGCCACGTCCGTCTGGAAATGGGAcagaagggggagaggaggggtgtcAACGGAAGAGGAAAGTGTTTCTGTGTTATTCTGATTTCGTTTTAGTTCGAATCAATTGGAAATGCCTCGCGTCTGTTCTGTGCAGAAAGAGCGGTAGCTAATGAGGCTGCTGTGGATGGGCCGGTAAAGGGAAGGGAAGTGTGAGATTGACAGGATGCTCTATAGGAGTCGGAGAGGCAGTTTTAAACTCATGCTTTCCAACTACCATAATCCACCCGATCTGGGAAATACTTGAATCTCTCTAGGTATAGGATGCTGTCCTGAAGCATTGACCTTAGGTACTTCTCTCAGTTTaatgtttttctgtttcttttctttggtAAAACGGCTCTTGGATTTATTTCCCATACATGTCTATCACGCCTTTGCCTCTGAAAAGCCACCACTGGATAACTGAGACCTGCCATACCAAGCCACTGCTACTGGAGGGACTTCCTTGAACTTGAAGAAAGGCACATCAAAAACCACCAGTGTTACTGCCATGTCGATTCTGATGCTAATAATGTGCAGATTATGACGAAAATTGCCAATCATGTTCTCTGATGGACCTCCTTTGAATGTGGAATTGGAAAAAAGTTCCCCGCGCAGAGACCTGCTGTCAAGTACTAACAACCCGCTAAGGGAAGTCATTAGAAGAGACAGATAAGAGACTTGGTACATAAAACATTGTTCTTGGTACATAGAATGTATGTTATTTAATGTTATATCTGTTACCTGAAGTGATTTCGTACAAGAAAGCCACGTTCTTATCATCTCAATTGCCAATTTTCATTTTGGTAACTTGGGCGCCCCGGGTAGACTTTTCTCTGTTAAGTTGATATTCCACCAATGTGAAAAGCCTCATTAAATCAAACCCAGATATTTCCATAATACTCCCTACAGAGCCACTTCTCTCGTCACATAATGAGATTTTTCTGAAGAGTTGAAGCCTTCATCTAACTTGCTATTGCTTGTTTAGGCcccgtgtgtacacacacacacacacacacacacacacacacacacttctctattATATATTTCAAATAAGTGTCCTGAAATACTTCTATTTTTAAGACACTGGATTTTTTTCATATACCAATAATGGACTTTAAGGAAATTATTTCGAAGGCTATCCTGTTTTGTTCAGTGAACATAAATAGTAGATTTTTGTCAGATGGGACAGATTTCTTCGGCGGGAGGGTGGGTAGGAGAGAAAATATCCCAAGACTCCTGGGGTGGATTCCTGACGAGATATATTCATTTAATGCTTAGAGGACGTTAAACTAAAATAGGAAATACCTAATgcgtaatttttttcattttgtaaaataaatagcAAGACTACTTATGTAAAAATTGATTATACCAGCTGTTGTTCACTGAgtttacatttaaattttttattaatatataatttaaagCTAAATAAAATAGACCAAAACATGGCACTCTATTACCAGCTTTACCTTTTCGATTGTTGGATTCATTTGTTATGATCACACATATTGGATGGTAGATACGAATATTTTGGcaataaatgtttacatttttccaAAATACGGATAGATAGACAGATGTCTATCAAATGATCGATAAGGATGCTGGTTGATAAAATTAACATAAATTCGTTTTATGTTAGGTCCCTTGGACCTGGTTATTGTATGAATCTGTAAATAAAGTCTTTGTGCTTTAAATATTGCTGGCTGTATGAACTCactgtaaaatattttacaaatgtgCAATAATTATAAAGCTTTGTATATTACGTTATTTATTGTGTTTGGTcatgtaaaataaatgttatttaaatcAAAGCGAGCTTATTTGTTTGAAAGGCTGCAAAACATTGCTTGctgatgtttgtttttaagtatgACTTCCAGGGTTATGAGAACTTCTTAAAACAACATATTTAAATGCCTTTTAATACACATATGAGATGGATTAATTCACACTAATCAGTATTTTTACTGCGAATGCAATGCATTACTCATGTTTATAGCAGATGTGTAATAAGTCCAAACATTGGTTTAACATTAATTGGCTGGCTAAACAGatgaatgtttacaaatattataAACATATTCTATAAGAAAAACAGTAAAGAGAAATCAATCTGCCCCATTTTATGTATTTGTCCGTTTCTGGGCTGTTCTACTTAACTGAGAAAATATTAACCATTTTTCCTTCTGGAAAAGGTGCTGCTTTAATCTCGTGTCAAAAAAGGCACCCAACAGAATCCTCTCCCTCCCGTTTTAAGCATGTAGCGCTGTTCCCATTTGTCAGGCAAAATGATGCTACGACCATTTCTCTGAacaaaacctgcagacgcggcaaaCCATTttaagattttctttctttctttctttctctaccGCATCTTTCGAGTTTAACCCAACTGTTCCTATATTTACAGATCGGCCGTAAAATCGATATTTCGATGGAAAAAATACAGGAGTCAATGGTGTGTGCAAAGCAGTCTATATTCGATTTAAAACCAAGATGTCCCTTCCACGAAATTTTCTTTCACCAACTGCTCACCCTGGCATTAATTACAACGACGTGGAAACTACTGGGAATACCGAGGCTGCTATCACAAGCCATTTTGGCCCTGTAATTTACCATTATTATTGCATTAGCTCTAAATGATACAAGCTGATACTGTCTTTAATTGCAGTTTGGTTAAATATATACTGGAGTGATCCCTGGGGTTTTTCTTAGAGAagttcctttatttatttattaacccACCCCCACCATCCGAATGCCCCCCACTAAAGAAAATACGATTATAGCAGCACATTTGGACTGGTGATGTATCACCCTGCTATTCGGTGCTCTTTGCTAACGCGGGGGTTGTAACCcttaaaaacaaaagcattgAGATAGATGGGAAAGCAAACAGGAAAAGACAGTGGCCAAAAAACCCTGTCCAaaataacagcattttttttctctcgtgtgcaaagaatgaaaaaataattcaTCATAAAATGCAAGAAGACTGTCTGTCATCAAGCCCGAATTGTTTTTGACAAGAAAATAAATCTGTgggttgtttaatatattttatattttctttatttcggCGCTAATAGAAAAACCAAATTAAATGTCCACCAGCGAGATAGAAATGCAAAGATCGATGATCCACCCCCTACTGTCCAATCACCCCTATTTAATTGACTGTATTTTCTGGGTAATTGAACTGCTTGTTGTAAATTGAAGATTTTATAGAAACGACATGAAAACTACATTTACTGACATTCATCGCATCTTTGACATTGATTATCTGATCAACGCATGTCATGCTAACCTCCAATTCTTCATTACACACTGTTTATGAGCTGTTACAGAAGAACTTGCTTGTTCCAGGGTGATTGATTGCCTTATTAACGCGTGTTCTTGTAAGTGTGACCGAACTGATTACGATGCATATGTTTAGAATAATGTTTCATTTAGCTGACTGCGAATAATGCAGGGtgacagctgctgcagggaggacAAAAACCTGAACTACAGGGCGCGTTTGGGACCAAAAAACCCAAGTTATTTAAGGTGGAACCAATAATccgggttttttgggggggagaaccTCTGGAAGGAGTGAAATGCTTTTCAAATGCTTGACCGTGGCTTCGCTTACAGCGGCTGTGCCCTctagataatatatatatatatatatatatatatcaacacAGTTTATGAAACAATAGCCAACCTCTGAGATTATCTATGTACTGGTAACAAGAGAAATTCTGCTGGTTTTTAAGAGATCCAGCATTCTCTGTGTGTGGTCTTGTTTTCAGATGCGCGCGGGGGAACCCACACAATTCTGCAGGTTCATATAATGGAAAAGGTTTTGTCTGAAATGTGGCATTGTGTAAATGGCTAGAAGAGCTGGTAAACTGTACTTAAAAACATATTATTTATAATAAAGTGTTAAGTAACAATGCAAACTCTCATTTTGATCGTTCCAAAGAGGATTGCCATATTCATGGGTCCAAAGTAACTGCATTTTCCTGGGCTCACTACCTGTGTCCTTTTAATTACATGGTTCTTACCTTTAATCACATTGGTATCCCATCGGTATTACGGTATTTAAAAGCATCTATTGAAGAATGTAATGGAGACGTAATATACGGGTGAGTGTAATGGAAATTTCCCTGGGACAATCTGTCTTTTCACTCAATGAGTTTATAGGTTGACAgtaggtgctttaaaaaaaaaacaattctagCTGGAAATGGAAGAACACTTATAAATGGAGCCAGAGAGAACTTCTTCAGTTAAATTAACCACTGGGCACGACCATTTCAGGGACAAACCaagaaaagtaaaataaagaaaagaagaccAACAAGGCATTGAAATCCTAGCATAGCAAGGAATTCATCGTTAAGAAATATTTCCAATATTAACCCATGGAATCTGTGTGATAGCTTTCTTCCCACAAGAGCGCATGTCAGCAACAACATGACCTCAGCAAAACCCTCGGCTTTCTAATACGACATAGGAGGATTGTAAACTGAAAAGACCCAAACAAAACAGTTGAAGGTAGCAAACGAGGGAAACAAGACTGTGGGCATCTTCCTAGTCTCTCCCCAGTCGGATGATTATTTGACTCGAAATCTTTAACGTGAGCACTTCCTTGCCATTGTCTTctctgtaatgtgtgtgtgtgctgagcaCAATTTACACTCTTTCTCCTCTGGCAAGGAAAACACATTTGGGGACACTCTTTCCCGCAATGGTTCTGGATCAAACAAACACCTCTAAGCCCTATGCGTGTTTTAAATCAGGTTTCCAATGGCCCCAATCCCTCTTCGATTTTATACTAATCAGGACCCTGCTTTTTGCCCTCTTGAACAATGATGTGTGTTCAGAGGGAGGCCATCATGATAACGCCATACATCCTCTTACGGAGTGACTCCAAATGTGATCCGCACCAGAACTGCGTGCACTTTAGGGATACTGTATTCTTGATGGGCGAAATGTACAAGCTGAAGGATGACTTCAATTTGATACGaaagaaagggaggggagagaaatgccAATCTCGTTTGGAACTATAGCTGAAACCTTCTGAGCAAAACGTTAAAAGACACCTTGGAACATTCCCTAGAACCCATTGGCAAAAGACATCCCACCTTGGCATAAAATGGCACCTTAGCTTCTTTGACTGGTCAAAGCTTACATACAAGATGCATTAAAAACCCTGGGATCTTATTCTAGGGTTTGCCAATATATGCCTTGCTACACCTTTTTATggatatctatatatagatatgtTCATCTTTTTACTTTAATAAAGACATCCCAAGGCATTATTTACAAGCACACATAATTTACCTATGCTATTTGGCAAAGCAACTTCGGAAAAGAAAGTGAATGAATAAATACTTCATAACTGCTGGTAGAACAGACTGGCTCCTG encodes:
- the EVX2 gene encoding homeobox even-skipped homolog protein 2, whose amino-acid sequence is MMDRIRKEMILMERGLHSPTAGKRLSNLSDSAGNAVLEALENSQHTGRLSPRLTSASLHSTIGDIPAKGKFEIDTLFNLQHQNSESNVSSEIAPPESRKKISHYSEVAQEADMNSDVEVGCSALRSPTSLSSSQLKENNNKGYSESNSAPTTTTSSSGSSLTSLHSSNALGSSGSGADQVRRYRTAFTREQIARLEKEFYRENYVSRPRRCELAAALNLPETTIKVWFQNRRMKDKRQRLAMSWPHPADPSFYTYMMTHAAATGSLPYPFHSHVPLHYYPHVGVTAAAAAAAASGAAAASPFATSIRPLDTFRALSHPYSRPELLCGFRHPGLYQAPAAAAGLNSSAAVAAAAAAAAASSAPPAGSTACSCLSCHSSQTAAAAAALGSRGSGSDFPCTAASQRAESGFLPYSAAVLSKTAGASPDQREEAPLTR